A region from the Canis aureus isolate CA01 chromosome 10, VMU_Caureus_v.1.0, whole genome shotgun sequence genome encodes:
- the LOC144321702 gene encoding interferon alpha-1/2 yields MALPCSFSVALVLLSCHSLCCLACHLPDTHGLRNWRVLTLLGQMRRLSAGSCDHYTNDFAFPKELFDGQRLQEAQALSVVHVMTQKVFHLFCPDTSSAPWNMTLLEELCSGLSEQLDDLEACPLQEAGLAETPLMHEDSTLRTYFQRISLYLQDRNHSPCAWEMVRAEIGRSFFSSTILQERIRRRK; encoded by the coding sequence atggccctgccctgctccttctcggtggccctggtgctgctcagctgccactccctgtgctgtctggcttgccacctgcccgacacccacggcctgcgcaactggagggtcctgacgctcctgggacagatgaggagactctccgccggctcttgtgaccactacaccaatgactttgccttccccaaggagctgtttgatggccagcggctccaggaggcgcaggccctctctgtggtccacgtgatgacccagaaggtcttccacctcttctgcccggacacgtcctctgctccttggaacatgactctcctggaggaactgtgctcggggctctctgagcagctggatgacctggaggcctgtcccctgcaggaggcggggctggccgagacccccctcatgcatgaggactccaccctgaggacctacttccaaaggatctccctctacctgcaagacaggaaccacagcccgtgtgcctgggagatggtccgagcagaaatcgggagatccttcttctcctcgacaatcttgcaagaaagaatcaggaggaggaaatga